The Mercenaria mercenaria strain notata chromosome 1, MADL_Memer_1, whole genome shotgun sequence nucleotide sequence TTGGTAACAGATATTGGTGCAAGAAGGTCAAGCTCAAAAACCTGGCGATCAACCTCTAATGCTGTCTCCACAATAAGTCCCCTCTGTGATCGCCCAGCATTGTTGACCAAAATATCAACCTGCAAAACAGACTTCATATTACACAGATAAGCATAAAAATGCTAGGGCAATATATGTATACTAGGTTAAAATCTTACCAGGGAAGGACTTTGCATAATGACTAATGGTCAGTaacctgttttgttttgttgggttcaacactgtttttcaacagtattaaaGTTTAATACATACCTTACAGTATTAAACTATTCCCTGCAAGTAACAGATAACTCCTGGCAGAAGACAAAACTTCagatgtactgtgaaatcatttaattgtgggcataatttttttcagtttaagcAAACATGACTACATCAtgaggatatgaattcatggatagTAACTTTTGAGTATGAACGTATGGAAATTTTTATTGTTCACTGGGAATAAATTTCATGAACTGAAGGCAACAATGAATCTACAAAAATTAGTTCCACagtaatatttatgattttacagtattttatccaGTTTTTCATCATAGAGATAAATGACACACCTGGGGTCTGAACCTACAACCTTTGGATTCAAAGACAATTGCTTTAAAACTAAGCTGGCTTGATGCAAGTTCGGTGTACATAAGAAGTGATAGTAAGTACATGTAATCAGTTACATGtaatgtgaaataaaaaagtaaagtaaacaaggcagtctaaaagacagctatatcccccccgccctgttatggatagtggctcaaacctttgaccttgagttgtgaactTGATCTTGAGCcaccatggctgactcatgggttctgtacatcgtcttgatgaggtgatcatttgatccaagtttcatgattatccttcaaggatATTAGGAGATACAGTGacaacacaaaatggaaggctcaaacctttcaccttgagttgtgaccttgaccttgagccgacatggctgttTCATCGGTtcagcacatcgtcttgatgaggtgatcatttgacccaagtttcatgattatccttcaaggggtttaggagatacagagcaaacatgaaatggaaggctcaaactttagaccttgagttgtgaccttgaccttgagccgacatggctgactcacgggttctgcacatcgtcttgatgaggtgatcatttgatccaaatttcatgattatccttcaatgggtttagaagatacagagcggatacgaaatggaaggctcaaactttgaccttgagttgtgaccttgaccttgaaccgacatggctgactcattagttctgcacatcgtcttgatgtggtgatcatttgatccaagttttatgATTATCCCTTgcggggtttaggagatacagagcggacacgaaatggaaggcttaaacctttgaccctgagttgtgaacttgaccttgagtcaCCATGTTACTAAAAAACATATATTCATAAGAATACTGGAATTCTTTATTCACGAACTTAAATCTTTTAAACTGACACAGCATGCAATTTTCAAACTTCTTCATTATCAGACATCAAGACATCTGAATTATTCAACTTTAAACTGCCAAACTTTAACTTAGCTTGTTAGCAGTATATGGTAGTTCTGCATGTCTGATCAACTGGAAGTAACAGCATAATGCCATTTATCCagataatgtagaataaagcctggattacGTGTACAGaattatttaatgaattaatgGGAATCTGTCACTAACACAATACTATCTTTCTAAACTTAAAGTACGATATTCAAACATATGAAACAGCCATTCCAAGCAATGTCTTAAATTCAGCCTAAAATGCACAGCTCTCTTTAATCATGTGAAAACATCAGTTCTCCTTTGCAGAAAAGaaatttctatttgcaaaaatgtttccAAAACTGATTTTCCCACTGACTTCCACTATGgaaacttttcaatttttcaaaattgaaattagacTATCGAAAAGTCAGACTCACatccctatcttttttatttgagccgcgccatgagaaaaccaacatagtggctttgctaccagcatggatccagaccagcctgcgcatccgcacagtctggtcaggatccatgctgttcactttcaatgcctacagcaattagagaaaccgttagctaacagcatggatcctgaccagactgcacgtatacgcaggctggtctggatccatgctggtcgcaaagccactatgttggttttcgcatggcgcggctcatttgtaaatttatattCTTAATAATCAATCACAAGGGTGtcgaaaacattttgaaaagaaaacactttgcacaatgttttaaataatgttgTGATGACAGCAAATATACTTTATCAATCAAAAGGACAAAGCTGGCCAAAAGTTCAACACCCTTTGAATGTATGGTTGAAGCTTGATAAAGAATAAGAAATATCTaacctttttaaaatatttgatgacaGTTTCTGCAACAGATGGATGTGAACTGAAGTCAAGAAGATCTAGTGGCTGAACAAGAATGTCATCTGCTGTCAAAGttgaaatttctaaaatgtaaatataataatatagtaTGTGTATCTTATAAAATAGGAAAACTAAAAGGATATTCGACTCGAGGTATCTTCCATGCTTGTTTATTTTACgaaataacaattatttttttctcaacaTTGTTTTGGTATAAACTTATTAATAGTATTAATTATTACCTCTTTGATATTCTTTTATGCAAGATATGCCAGTAATGTCAACCGACAcaacgtaaaaaaaacaacatgtaatgtattaacagCAAAAATATTCACTCAATTGGCAAATGAGTAGTTTCAAGAGTTTTCCTCCTTCAGAAGCAAACTTAAGTGAAAAATTTAGATTCTGTGTATTGGATTTTGTGGTGGTTACTTATTGGATCATTTCTGAAATCACAGCTTATGAAGCATTTAAACATTAGACAGTTGCAGTCACCTATACATTTCTGTTTCACTTCTTTTAGCAAATTTTCTCGCCTTGCAGAGAGTACCAGACGACAACCAGCAGACGCAAACTCATACGCTAAACCCTCACCAATACCACTGGAGCAGCCAGTGATCCAAACTACCTTTCCAGCTAGACAATCTGAAACAGTcatatatcaggaaattattattacaaatgtacattGCATGTAAATGGCAATTTTTAGTATATGCCTTCATATAATTACCATTATTAGATGAAAGAAAGTTTTAACAGATATAAAACACTGGGGATAAATAGTTTTAACCTCCTATAAGGATATTTAATTTTAGCACTGAGAATGTTTCAGCCAAGTAAGAGAAAAGAACATAGTAAAACtaggaaatacaaaaaatcatgataaaatagagtctattttaaataaaatcatattaaatgcctgtggttttgcgtgctaaagtgtggcacctGGCTGTTAACTTTTACCTATTGTAACGATAGGTTGCATATACACAACAGAATTTGAAGAGTcgtggagcagggctttaatgctataatatatacatactaGGCTGTTTTCCATATTTAAGATTCCATAACAATGTAAGATCACAGTCCAAGTATTTGAAGATAATGATCCCAAGGACCACTATAATCCCTACACCTAGTAACATCAACATTGTCCTTTCCTTCAACTGCTAgtctagtcccaatccgtgattctagttacctcccctgatggtaatatcagactgaaatgaaatgaaagtgataattacatcAAAAGTTGGACTACTGCTAGTTATACCTGGAAAGGGAGTGTAGTGGGATTAATAGAAGGGTACTTCCACAAACAGACTGAATCTGAAATGTTAGTCACAAGAATTTGTTTTAGCaactttcttttcattaaaattttaataaatgaaaactacagAAGTTGAATACATAGTTCCAgaaaagggctataactccagAAAACAATAGTCAGACATGGAAGTCAGCTCAAAAGCTCATGAGCTTATGCTGTACTTTTTTTGCTATCTTGCTGACTTTAAATAAATCCTATCTTATCTGAAGTCATCACTATATTTCAAAGTCtcacaaagggccataactcaaaaaaataAATTAGCTAACATGGAAGTCCTGTTATTCATTACATGTTGATGACGAGTATCAAGTTTAATTTCTTTCAGGTGGAAAACGTTAGAgaatgtagttgtaatattttgAAGTCCCTTACCAAACGGTCAAAAAGATGTGAACATGCCGTGAACATGCCACGAACATACCTATTTTGTAGCAGGTATTTgcgggatattcgctgctacACGCGATCATACTGCAATTGATTTGATTCTAGTTTGTGGGATACCAATGATTGTGGTTTATTCCTgagaagaacttagaagattgtaatcttttggtaaactgttcaTGAAGAGCTCTGAAAAGAGCAAGTAACTGTAGATCAGTTAATTTGTATCATTATCTGTGTGGTCACAGTAGGTGTCTGATAAGTTATTTACAACCAGATATTTTTGACACGATTAGAGGGAAATCTGCATGCATTATAGGCATTTTTCAAATGTGAATGGTGATGGCCTTTGAGTATGACAGGAGTATATTCTTCTTTATGGCAAGTCagagaatttatttttaatatctgtaataTTTCTAGATtcctgcacatgacactccatctcatgatggtgaacagctgtgccaagttgcatcaaaatccctccatgcatgaaaaagaaatgctcctgacagtcattcttgtatctgacctttgacctctaagtgtgaccttgaccttagacctagggtcttGGTTCTTGTGCATAACACTccatcacatggttgtgaacatttgtgccaagttacatcaaaatccctccatgcatcttcttcttcttcttggcgttcaccgcctACACTGTCACCCCTGATCCAGCAATGAAGGATGCTGTCTTCTTCAGGTCCTCCTTCTTGCCGTGCACTTTGGTATTCATTGGGGTGCTGTTTGGCCACAcactttttctttggttttccaGACATGGGCATCTCTGCAGAATGTGCTCAGCAGTTTGCTGTTCCAGACCACAGGGGCACATCGGAGAGGGAGACAATTTAAGCTTTGTGCACATGTGGGCATTTAACCTGTTATGTCCTGTGCTGAGCCTAAAGATGATGACTTGTTCCCATCTTTCTAGTAGGTGGTAGTCATCCTTGGTTGGCCTTGGCTTTGTAAGTGCTTTGATCATTTCACCTTCTCCTCGTGAGTAATGGCATTCTGTGGCTGGTTATCTGTAGCTCCAAGCTTGGCTAATCTGTCTGCATTCTCATTTCCAGGTACACCACAGTGTGCAGGTGTCCATTGTAAGGATACAACTCTCGTTTTGCATAGACTGAACAGTGCCCTGGAGATGGATGTTTGTTTGGAATTTTCCAGTGCTTGGAATACTGACATAGCATCCGTGAAGATAACCACGTTGGGACAGCTCTCTGGAGACTCCTCAATGAGTTTAATAGCTTGTTTGATGGCCTCAACCTCTGCTCTATAGTTGGTACAGTGCCTTCCGGTTGGGATACTATTTGTCTCTGATCTTCCCGAGGTATACAGTATGAAGATGCCAGCTCCTCCGTCTTTTATTGCAGCTGAGGCTGAGCCGTCTGTGTACACATGTGTCCATGTCTCTGACGGATATGTGTCTTGGATCATGGCCTGTGTAAAGGATAGCTTGGTCATTTCATCTGAAGTACCTGGGGGAAGACCAGGAACATTGGTACGTATAGTCAGGTTGGATTGGTCATGTTTCCATGGCTCTGGTAGATCTTGAACAGTGAAGGGAGTAGTGGGTTGTCCAAGATGCTCTGCAAAGGTTTTGTTGAGCTTCTTGGCTTCATGTGCAAAGCTGCctctttttaaacgatttttggTAAGCCCTTCTAatttggctttcatgggatgatcTGGAAGGTATTGGTATTTGCTGGTTTGTACCAGAGTTTTGGACTCTCTTCTCTTGGCAAGTGGAGGGATGGCGGTAGCGTCTTCCATGGccttaatgggtgttgatttcagTACTCCTGTAATGATCCTAAGAGCCTGATTTTGCATCTTGTCTAACCTCTGCTGATTTGTCTTGGCTGCTGTTATCCAAGCTGAGGAGCCATACTCTAGGATGGGTCTAATGGTCCCAAggtatactgtcttgagtatgttTTCGTGTGCTCCCCAGTTTGTACCAGCAAGTTTCCGTAGAATGGGAAGCTTTTTTCGTGCCTTGCTTTCTGCGTTGGTTAGATGTGCCTTCCATGTAAGGCGCCTTTCGAACGTTACTCCCAGATATGTTGCCTCCTCCACTTCTGCAAGTGGGGTGTCACAAATCTTAATATAGCCAGCATCTGTCTGCTTTGGTGACAGTGAAAACAGGGTTGTGCAGGACTTCTCAGTGTTGACCTGAACACACCATTCTTCTGCCCAGGCTGAAAGCCTGTCtgtggcttcttgcatcctgtagtTAGCAGTTGTTGCATATTCCTCTGAGCACCAAAGCACCAAATCATCCGCGTAGAGAGCAGCTTTGACTCCTCTCGGAAGTTCAgccaccagatcattgatgaagaGAAGAAAGAGAGTAGGAGAGAGTATTTCTCCTTGGGGAACTCCATTTCTCTGCAGAAACTTATGACTAGAGGTTCCATCAAGGTTCACTCTAGCCCTTCGGTTGAAGAGATAGGACTTTATCCATCTGTACATGATGCCTCCAACACCATTCCTCTGTAGTTTCACCAGAAGACCATCCACCCATACCTTGTCAAATGCTCTCTGAAGGTCTACCCATGTCACTAGAGTAACCATTTTTGCCTGAAAGGCATTTTCGATTTCTTGTGCAAGGTATGTTGTTTGATCCTCTGTTGACCGGAATGACCTGAAGCCAGCCTGTTGGTGGGCCAAGATATTGTTACTTTCCAAGTACCACTTCATGCGTTGGTTTATGATGCTTTCCATGGTCTTCCCTACTGTGCTGGTGAGACTAACAGGGGCTATAGCTGGCTACTTTCTTTTTGTCCTTTCCACGTTTTAGGATAGGTGCCATGATCGCCTCTCTCCAGACCTGTGGAAGTTTCCCCTCCTTCCAGCTCAGATTGAAGACATCTAGAAGTGTTTTCGTAGCAAAACTTCCCATATGGGTCAGCATCTCATTGGTGATGTGGTCTGGTCCTGGTGATTTCTTGGCCTTGAGCTTCTTCAGTGCTGTAAGTAGCTCATTTAGTGTGAGGCTTGTTTCCATCACTTCTTCCTTGGACTTTTTGGGTCTTCTCTCTCTTTCCTCCCTTCTAACTTCTCTTTGCCGTCCTCTGTTGACTGTGATGTTGCTTACTTTTTCGTAGTTTTCAGCAAACTTATTTGCAGCCTGTTTTCCAGTCAGCAGAGAACCATTTTCGTCTACAGATGTGGTGCCTCTTTCGCTTCCGCCTTCATCATTCAGTTGCCGTGTGAGTTTCCAAAGCTTTGTGCTGTCTCTTTCTAAATTGAGTGAGGCAGTTTTTTCTTTCCAGCTCTCTCTTCTGGCCTGGATCTTTGCTCTCAGAAACTTGGCCCTTACCTTTTGGagttttatgttgttggtttCGGACGGTTGTGTTTCAGCCTCTCCCCTGGCTTCTGACAACTCCTCCTGAAGGCCCTCTAGATCCTTGTTCCAGTATGGCTTGTAATCTCTCCTGGAACCTCTAGGAATGCATTTTTTGGCTGCCTGGAGTACGGCTGCATTGAAGTCCTTTGTGACTTTGTTGATGTCCCTGCCTTCAGTTCGAATCTGTCTGCAGGTTTCATCTGTAAGCTCTctatattttttccaattagcCTTTTTGTAGTTCCAGCGAGGTAAGCTTGGTTCCTGTATGGTCCTGTATTGCAAGGTGAGGTAAACAGGACGGTGATCGCTACCGCCTAGTTGCTGTCCTACTTCTCTTGCAATGTTCTTGTGGATGTCTTCAGTGCAGAAACCAATATCAGGAGTTGAAGTGGTGTGCCAACATCTGGAATAGAAAGTGTCCTGGTCGTCGGGGTTGTTGATCAGCAACAAGTTGTGATCATCTTGCCAGGACTCTACCTCTTCTCCCCGTCTGTCTatgtggtcatatccccagctctGTGAGTGGCTGTTGAAATCGCCAATGACTAGGAAGTTTGAGTCCTGCACTTGGATCGTGTCAAGGGATAGAGGTTTGTCATTTGGGGAGTAGAGGTTGACAACATTTAACTCCACATCTCTAAGTTTTAGGCGTAACACCTGATACTCGGAGTCATCCATGTGCACGGTGATCTGCGTTGCTGCTATGTTGTTTCTCACCAGTGTTAGGATTCCTCCCTTGCTCCTACCCAACCTGTCACAACGGAAGCACTGGTAGCCTCtaaccttgaaggatttttcctCTCTAAGGTGAGTCTCTTGAATGCAGCAGACCTGAATGTCCTTATCAAACAAGATGTTCTCTAAGTCAATTTTCTTATTGAGGAGTCcttctgcattccaatgcat carries:
- the LOC123542886 gene encoding dehydrogenase/reductase SDR family member 7-like, with the protein product MLMLLGVGIIVVLGIIIFKYLDCDLTLLWNLKYGKQPNCLAGKVVWITGCSSGIGEGLAYEFASAGCRLVLSARRENLLKEVKQKCIEISTLTADDILVQPLDLLDFSSHPSVAETVIKYFKKVDILVNNAGRSQRGLIVETALEVDRQVFELDLLAPISVTKAILPYMIKQRQGHIMCTSSVAGKLGAPGSGTYSAAKHGIQGFFDTLRIECAPDNIGVTMACPGPVFSDALVHAFTSEPDKKLNVEMQKSWNRMTARRCAYLMVVAAANKLHEAWLTPNPELFYCYLFQYTPYIAKKIAVKLGQGRANKVKAGIANLH